One genomic segment of Corynebacterium durum includes these proteins:
- a CDS encoding adenosylmethionine--8-amino-7-oxononanoate transaminase, whose protein sequence is MFNSDSNPDSLSAQLIAYDQAHIWHPYSTTPAPMDPIPIASATGVYLTLHDGTCIIDGMSSWWAAAHGHSHPALVEAAHTQIDTMSHVMFGGLTHEPAVRLAEKLISLTDDPLTTIFFADSGSVAVEVAIKMALQYQRGIGHPERNRLLTWRSGYHGDTFAPMSVCDPDNGMHSLWKGTITEQLFAPPPPTRGATPEQRETYLRDMERLIDSTVAAVIIEPVVQGAGGMRFHDPELVAGVRALCDRHGILLIADEIATGFGRTGSLFATNAAGITPDILCLGKALTGGFMTLSAVLTTDAVRDGIGGPVMHGPTFMANPLACAVATAAVGIIETGHWRTQVPRIEQELTTHLSPLIDAPHVTDVRVLGAIGVIEMDQPVNMKTTTAAAVSHGVWLRPFGKLIYCMPPYISTSNEVHRICTAMAAAAATV, encoded by the coding sequence ATGTTCAATTCTGACAGTAATCCCGACAGCCTCTCCGCCCAGCTCATCGCCTATGACCAAGCACACATTTGGCACCCCTATAGCACTACACCCGCTCCTATGGATCCCATCCCGATCGCCAGTGCTACAGGGGTCTACCTCACCCTCCACGACGGCACCTGCATCATTGACGGAATGAGTTCGTGGTGGGCTGCCGCCCACGGCCACAGCCACCCAGCACTTGTCGAGGCTGCGCACACGCAAATCGACACCATGAGCCATGTCATGTTCGGCGGTCTCACCCACGAGCCAGCAGTGCGGTTAGCGGAAAAACTCATTAGCCTCACCGACGACCCCCTCACCACCATTTTCTTCGCGGACTCCGGCTCTGTCGCCGTCGAAGTAGCCATCAAAATGGCGCTGCAATACCAACGCGGTATTGGGCATCCAGAACGAAACCGGCTGCTCACCTGGCGATCCGGTTACCACGGCGACACGTTTGCCCCCATGAGCGTATGTGACCCCGACAATGGAATGCACTCGTTGTGGAAAGGAACCATTACCGAGCAACTTTTCGCTCCGCCGCCACCCACGCGCGGTGCTACCCCTGAACAGCGCGAGACCTACTTGCGCGACATGGAACGCCTCATCGACTCAACCGTGGCGGCCGTAATCATCGAACCCGTGGTTCAAGGTGCCGGCGGGATGCGATTCCACGATCCGGAACTTGTCGCCGGGGTACGCGCCCTCTGCGACCGTCACGGCATACTCCTCATCGCCGACGAAATCGCCACGGGATTTGGGCGCACAGGTTCGTTGTTTGCCACCAACGCCGCCGGAATCACCCCAGACATTCTCTGCCTCGGAAAGGCGCTCACCGGAGGTTTCATGACACTCTCCGCCGTACTTACCACCGATGCTGTACGTGATGGAATCGGCGGCCCCGTCATGCATGGGCCAACCTTCATGGCTAACCCTTTGGCCTGCGCCGTCGCCACCGCAGCTGTTGGCATCATCGAAACAGGTCACTGGCGCACACAGGTGCCTCGCATCGAACAGGAACTCACCACCCATCTCAGCCCGCTTATCGACGCTCCGCACGTCACCGACGTACGCGTCCTCGGTGCCATCGGCGTCATCGAAATGGACCAGCCCGTCAACATGAAAACCACCACTGCAGCCGCCGTCAGCCACGGAGTGTGGTTGCGTCCCTTCGGCAAGCTCATTTACTGCATGCCGCCCTACATTTCCACATCCAACGAAGTCCACCGCATTTGCACCGCCATGGCAGCTGCCGCGGCCACGGTGTAA
- the bioD gene encoding dethiobiotin synthase, translating to MIIIVTGTNTDVGKTIATAALACQYRDAGYGVEVVKPAQTGDDSDIHDIEKLSGVVGREYAHYPEPLAPNIAARRAGMPQLELHTTAERIRHLDAEDTVVLVEGAGGLLVRMADTWTLVDLAVELAAPLIVVTSTGLGSLNLAELTVMAARARGITVLGLIGGSLPTNPDLATRLNLTEFPVVTGVPLLGCLPENCGDCPPEHFKLIAQQITLPRSGQ from the coding sequence ATGATCATCATCGTCACCGGAACCAATACTGACGTGGGCAAAACCATTGCCACCGCAGCGTTGGCGTGCCAGTACCGCGACGCAGGTTATGGCGTGGAGGTGGTCAAACCCGCACAAACCGGCGATGACAGCGATATTCACGACATCGAAAAGCTCAGCGGAGTAGTTGGAAGGGAATACGCGCACTACCCGGAACCCCTCGCGCCCAATATCGCGGCGCGCCGAGCGGGCATGCCGCAGCTAGAGCTACACACCACCGCAGAGCGGATCCGACACCTCGACGCAGAGGACACGGTTGTGCTTGTCGAAGGCGCCGGAGGTCTCCTTGTTCGTATGGCTGATACCTGGACCCTCGTGGACCTGGCCGTTGAACTCGCGGCACCCCTCATCGTGGTGACCTCCACCGGGCTTGGATCCCTCAATCTTGCCGAGCTCACCGTCATGGCGGCACGTGCTCGCGGAATTACCGTCCTCGGACTTATCGGTGGATCCCTGCCAACCAACCCAGACCTTGCCACCCGGCTCAACCTCACAGAATTTCCCGTCGTTACCGGTGTGCCACTTCTTGGCTGCCTCCCAGAAAACTGTGGGGATTGCCCGCCCGAACACTTTAAGCTGATAGCGCAGCAGATAACCCTCCCACGAAGTGGTCAATGA
- a CDS encoding pseudouridine synthase, with translation MTPPARRDGTPDQKIYLSKAKPARKQHVQQPNSEHNDGEGIRLQKVLAQAGVASRRMSEKLIDMGRVEVNGKIVTTQGMRINPDTAVVRVDGVRIRVNDNLQYFILNKPYGVQSTMHDDLGRPCIGDIIGEKIDAGQRLFHVGRLDAATEGLLLLTNDGELANRLTHPTYEIAKTYLATVIGEANRRLIRTLKNGIELDDGPARADYVQIVDVHDGKSLIRVELHEGRKHIVRRMLKEVGYPVERLVRTRIHTVQLGDQTPGTIRALNDAELSSLYKAVGM, from the coding sequence GTGACCCCACCCGCTCGCCGCGACGGCACACCGGACCAGAAAATCTACCTCTCCAAAGCAAAACCCGCTCGCAAACAACACGTGCAACAGCCCAACAGCGAGCACAATGATGGTGAAGGTATCCGCCTGCAGAAAGTCCTAGCGCAAGCAGGCGTGGCATCCCGCCGCATGTCCGAAAAACTCATCGACATGGGACGTGTCGAAGTCAACGGAAAAATCGTCACCACGCAGGGCATGCGTATCAACCCTGACACTGCAGTTGTCCGTGTTGACGGGGTACGTATCCGCGTCAATGACAACCTCCAATACTTTATTCTCAACAAGCCGTATGGCGTGCAGTCCACCATGCATGATGACCTGGGGCGCCCCTGCATCGGTGACATCATTGGCGAAAAGATCGATGCCGGACAGCGCCTGTTCCATGTCGGCCGACTCGACGCCGCCACCGAGGGCTTGCTGCTGCTCACTAACGATGGGGAACTGGCCAATCGCCTGACCCACCCCACGTACGAAATCGCAAAAACCTACCTGGCAACCGTCATTGGTGAGGCAAATCGTAGGCTCATCCGCACACTCAAAAACGGTATCGAGCTTGACGACGGCCCCGCACGCGCCGATTACGTGCAAATCGTCGACGTTCACGACGGTAAATCCCTCATTCGCGTGGAACTCCACGAAGGCCGTAAACACATCGTCCGCCGCATGCTCAAAGAAGTGGGTTATCCGGTCGAACGGCTAGTTCGCACCAGAATCCACACGGTGCAACTCGGTGACCAAACCCCTGGGACGATCCGCGCCCTCAATGATGCTGAATTGTCCAGCCTGTACAAGGCGGTGGGGATGTGA
- the cmk gene encoding (d)CMP kinase, whose protein sequence is MIPLLIAVDGPSGTGKSTACRAVAHRLHAHYLDTGAMYRVATLQVLRAGIDATDDAAVANATADLPLVVNNDPHSTSVLLGGEDVSQEIRGPEVTRSVSAVSANPKVRANLVSLQRRLAQQAGRCVVEGRDIGTVVLSDAPLKIFLTAAPEVRARRRYEQDIAAGRTVIFEDILADVQRRDHLDSTRATSPLRPADDAIIVDTSTMTLDDVITHLVELAEACEERMTR, encoded by the coding sequence GTGATCCCACTGCTCATTGCCGTTGATGGCCCATCCGGGACTGGAAAATCAACCGCTTGCCGGGCGGTAGCCCATCGTCTTCACGCGCACTACCTGGACACTGGGGCGATGTATCGCGTGGCCACGCTCCAGGTTCTCCGCGCAGGCATTGATGCCACTGACGACGCAGCCGTCGCCAACGCTACGGCTGACCTGCCACTCGTGGTCAATAACGACCCGCATTCCACCTCCGTACTCCTCGGTGGTGAAGATGTGTCACAGGAGATTCGTGGCCCCGAGGTCACGCGCAGTGTTTCCGCTGTGTCCGCCAACCCCAAGGTACGCGCCAACCTGGTGTCACTGCAGCGTCGATTAGCACAGCAGGCCGGACGATGCGTTGTCGAAGGTCGCGACATCGGGACAGTTGTGTTGAGCGATGCACCGCTGAAAATCTTCCTAACGGCGGCACCAGAGGTACGCGCGCGGCGTCGATACGAACAAGACATCGCTGCAGGCCGCACCGTGATTTTTGAAGACATCCTCGCCGACGTACAGCGACGCGACCACCTGGACTCTACCCGGGCCACATCGCCACTGCGTCCGGCCGACGACGCAATAATCGTGGACACCTCTACCATGACCCTCGATGACGTCATCACCCACCTCGTCGAACTAGCAGAAGCCTGCGAAGAAAGGATGACCCGATGA
- the der gene encoding ribosome biogenesis GTPase Der has translation MSDNQETPEYVEEFDTFDEFDEDDFGEPDYGDDYAADADDVDWEELERAYGVTPEGHLEEALPTVAIVGRPNVGKSTLVNRFLGRREAVVEDTPGVTRDRISYLADWNGRRYWVQDTGGWDPNVKGIHGAIARQAETAMDTADVIVLVVDSKVGITETDEIMARKLQRSSVPVILVANKFDSDSQYGDVAELWGLGLGDPFPVSAQHGRGGADVLDKIVESFPETPRTSTIVHGPRRVALVGKPNVGKSSLLNKIAGEERSVVDDVAGTTVDPVDSLVQLDGQLWKFIDTAGLRKKVKTASGHEYYASLRTRGAIEAAEVCVFLIDSSEPISEQDQKILGLIIDAGKALVIAYNKWDLMDEDRRDLLEREIDLQLAHVPWARRVNISAKTGRALKKLEPAMVEALESWDKRIPTGQLNNWLRQVIAQNPPPMRGGRLPRVLFATQASTRPPVIVLFTTGFLEAGYRRYLERKLRETFGFEGSPVRIAVRMREKRGKKK, from the coding sequence ATGAGCGACAACCAGGAAACCCCTGAATACGTTGAAGAATTCGACACCTTTGATGAGTTCGACGAAGACGACTTTGGCGAACCTGACTACGGGGACGACTACGCAGCGGACGCTGACGATGTGGACTGGGAGGAACTAGAACGTGCCTATGGTGTCACCCCAGAGGGACACCTGGAAGAAGCGCTTCCCACAGTTGCCATCGTCGGACGACCCAACGTCGGCAAATCAACACTAGTGAACCGTTTTCTCGGACGCCGTGAGGCAGTGGTGGAAGACACCCCTGGCGTGACCCGCGACCGCATTTCCTACCTAGCTGACTGGAACGGACGCAGGTACTGGGTACAAGACACCGGTGGTTGGGATCCCAACGTGAAAGGCATCCACGGTGCTATCGCACGGCAGGCTGAAACCGCCATGGACACCGCCGACGTCATCGTGCTGGTCGTCGATAGCAAAGTTGGCATCACCGAAACGGACGAAATCATGGCCCGCAAACTGCAGCGATCCTCCGTCCCCGTGATCCTCGTGGCCAACAAGTTCGACTCAGACTCCCAATACGGCGATGTTGCAGAACTATGGGGACTGGGCCTCGGTGATCCCTTCCCCGTGTCCGCACAACATGGACGCGGCGGGGCCGACGTGCTCGACAAAATCGTCGAGTCCTTCCCAGAAACCCCACGCACCAGCACTATTGTGCATGGACCCCGGCGCGTGGCACTCGTTGGCAAACCAAACGTGGGTAAATCCTCGCTACTGAACAAGATCGCCGGTGAGGAACGTTCTGTGGTTGACGACGTCGCCGGAACCACCGTTGATCCTGTCGACTCCCTCGTCCAACTTGACGGGCAGTTGTGGAAGTTCATTGATACCGCCGGGCTACGCAAAAAAGTGAAAACCGCCAGCGGGCATGAATACTATGCTTCTTTACGCACCCGAGGTGCCATTGAGGCCGCTGAGGTATGTGTGTTTCTCATTGATTCCTCCGAACCCATCAGTGAGCAGGACCAGAAAATCCTCGGTTTGATCATCGACGCTGGCAAGGCTCTCGTCATCGCCTACAACAAGTGGGACCTGATGGACGAAGACCGCCGCGACCTCCTCGAACGCGAGATTGATTTGCAGCTTGCACACGTGCCCTGGGCGCGTCGGGTAAATATTTCCGCCAAAACTGGACGGGCGTTGAAGAAACTTGAACCGGCTATGGTGGAAGCCCTGGAGAGCTGGGACAAACGCATTCCAACTGGTCAACTGAATAACTGGCTGCGCCAAGTCATTGCGCAAAACCCGCCGCCTATGCGCGGGGGCCGGTTGCCGCGAGTGCTGTTTGCCACCCAAGCCTCCACGCGACCACCCGTGATCGTGCTGTTTACCACCGGTTTCCTGGAGGCCGGGTATCGGCGCTATCTGGAAAGAAAACTGCGGGAAACCTTTGGTTTCGAAGGGTCTCCAGTTCGGATCGCAGTGCGTATGCGTGAAAAACGAGGCAAGAAGAAATAG
- the def gene encoding peptide deformylase, with translation MTIREVRLFGDPVLNTRADEVTQFDDALKTLVEDMLDTMDEYDGVGLAANQVGVTRRVFVFDCAHENPGMRGHVINPVWEPVGEEKQVGNEGCLSIPAVVKETERYNSVKVTGQDVDGNPVEITASGLMARCIQHETDHLDGVLFLKRLSPELRKEAMREIRESDWFNA, from the coding sequence ATGACGATTCGTGAAGTTCGCTTGTTTGGCGACCCAGTGCTCAACACCCGCGCTGATGAGGTCACGCAGTTCGATGATGCGTTGAAGACGTTGGTGGAAGACATGTTGGACACCATGGACGAGTACGACGGGGTGGGCCTTGCTGCCAACCAAGTTGGGGTGACACGTCGAGTGTTTGTATTTGACTGCGCCCATGAGAACCCAGGAATGCGGGGGCACGTGATAAACCCAGTGTGGGAACCCGTTGGTGAGGAAAAGCAAGTGGGTAATGAGGGGTGCTTGTCCATTCCAGCAGTGGTGAAAGAGACGGAACGGTACAACTCCGTGAAGGTCACAGGGCAGGATGTGGACGGCAACCCGGTGGAGATTACAGCATCAGGACTGATGGCACGCTGTATTCAACACGAAACGGACCATCTTGACGGTGTGTTGTTTTTGAAGAGACTGTCGCCAGAACTTCGTAAAGAAGCAATGCGTGAGATCCGCGAATCCGACTGGTTTAACGCTTAA
- the fmt gene encoding methionyl-tRNA formyltransferase, with amino-acid sequence MRIVFAGTPDPAVVALQHLIDSGHDVVGVITRPDARKGRGRTMHLSPVAALAEKHAIPMVKPTSLKPGTEDGDDVRERLRQWQPECIPVVAYGNLITSDLLDVAPHGWVNLHFSLLPAWRGAAPVQAAILHGDEITGASTFRIEQGLDTGPVLGSITEPIHPTDTSDDLLTRLAYKGAELLVATLDGLEAGTVVARPQDGTATYAPKIDKHDARIDWQQPAHMIDRQIRAHTPAPGAWTMMGEDRVKVGPVTQASPEGSTPDHPGHVVVTKRGVFVGTGTDPVQLGQMQVPGKKMMSASDWARGAQVHGDEGVVWQ; translated from the coding sequence GTGCGCATAGTTTTTGCTGGTACCCCCGACCCCGCCGTGGTGGCGTTACAACATCTGATTGACTCCGGCCACGACGTTGTGGGCGTGATTACCCGACCCGATGCCAGGAAAGGCCGAGGGAGAACCATGCACCTATCACCGGTGGCGGCGCTCGCCGAGAAACATGCCATTCCCATGGTCAAGCCCACCTCCTTGAAACCTGGGACAGAAGACGGCGATGACGTGCGTGAACGCTTGCGGCAGTGGCAACCTGAGTGCATTCCGGTGGTGGCATATGGCAACCTCATCACGTCGGATCTTCTGGACGTAGCACCGCACGGCTGGGTTAATCTGCATTTTTCTCTTCTTCCAGCATGGCGCGGGGCGGCACCAGTGCAGGCAGCGATTTTGCATGGCGATGAGATCACAGGTGCCTCGACGTTTCGTATTGAGCAGGGCCTAGACACCGGCCCGGTATTGGGGTCGATCACCGAGCCTATTCACCCGACAGATACGTCCGATGACCTGCTCACGCGGCTGGCCTACAAAGGTGCGGAGCTTCTTGTCGCAACACTGGACGGTCTGGAAGCGGGCACAGTTGTTGCCCGCCCTCAGGATGGTACTGCAACCTACGCCCCGAAAATTGATAAACACGACGCGCGCATTGACTGGCAGCAGCCAGCACACATGATTGACCGGCAGATTCGTGCGCATACACCAGCCCCAGGTGCGTGGACGATGATGGGGGAGGACCGTGTGAAAGTCGGTCCGGTCACGCAGGCATCACCGGAAGGTTCGACTCCTGATCACCCTGGACATGTGGTGGTGACCAAGCGCGGCGTGTTTGTGGGCACTGGCACAGATCCTGTCCAGCTCGGCCAGATGCAGGTTCCGGGAAAGAAAATGATGTCCGCAAGTGACTGGGCACGTGGTGCGCAGGTGCATGGAGATGAAGGCGTGGTGTGGCAGTAA